In the Streptomyces fradiae ATCC 10745 = DSM 40063 genome, ACAGTTCGCCGCCTGGATCGAGGAACTGATCCGCCGCCGCGGCTTCGACATCGACAGTCCGCGCGGGGGAGGCAAGTCCCGCCTCGCGGACGAGGCCGGCGTCCACCGCGCGGCCATCACCCGGCTGCTGCAGCGCCAGAGCATGCCGGACCTGGAGACGACCCGGCGCCTCGCGCACGTGCTCGGCGTGCCGGTGCGCGACATGCTCATCAGGTCCGGGCGGCTCACGGAGGACGACCTCCCGCTGCCGCAGGCCGACGAGGCGCCGCCGCAGGGCGCGGGGGAGGGCCGCCGCCTGACGCTGGAAGAGGCCGCGGCGGGGCTGGGCGTGCCGGCGGACCAGCGCGAGATGTTCATGAAGGTGGCCGGCCAGTTCCTGCCGCCCGCCCCGGCGCGCCGCGCGCCGCTCGCCAAGGAGTGAGCGGGTGCCGGGCGGCCCGCCACCGCCCGGCCCCCGCCCCCCGGCGCCCGCCCCCCCGGCCCCCGCCGCCCGCCGTTCGGCCCCGTGTTCCCGCCGCCGTCCCGGCCCCGGCCCCGGCTCTGGCGACCCGGCGCGGCCCGGCGCATCGTCACCGTCCACCATCCCGCCCGGGACCACGGGACCGGCGGGAACGCCCGCCACCGCCGCCGCCCGGCCGCGCGCTCCGGACCGTCGGACCGCGCGGCCGGTCCGTGTACCCGCAGTGACCGCCTCCCCGCGTCCCGGTAAGCTGCCCCGGTCTGTCCACTGCTGTTTACACAGGCCGTGGCCCGCACCCGAGCCGCGCGTCTCATGCCACGGGCGAACGCGCATGCGTCGCTCGGGAATGCCTGCGACGCTGGGTGGGCCGGCGGCAACGGGACACGGAGAGAGACGCGTTGATGGTCGAGGGCGAAGGGTGTCCACCGCTCGCGGGCGGTGACGCGGACGACGGCCGCTCCGGCCGCGACGGCTGCCCGGCGGAGGAGCCGTGCCGGGACCCCGCCGACCCCGCCGCTCCGGAACGGACCCGCGAGGGGGAGTCGCCACCCCCGCCCCCGCCCGACGGCTCCCCCGACGACTCCCCTGACGGCCTGCCGGGCCTGCCGGGCCTGCTGGGCCTGCTGGGCCTGCTCGGGCGGCTGCTGGAGGGCCACGCCCCGGACGAGATCGCCCTGCTGCTCCGCGAGGAACTCGAACGCCGCGAGTTCAAGGCGTACGCCGACGGCTGGCGCGACGCCGCCCTCCACTTCACCCCGCTCGTGGAGGAAGCCCGCGCCGCGCGGGGCCGCCCCCTGCGCCTGGTCGACCGGACGCGCGGCCGGGGCTCCGTCATACCGTTCCCGCGCGACCGCCGCCTCCCCTACGCAGCCGACCCGGACCCCGCACCGAAGCACCCGGACCCCGCACCGAAGCGCCCGGCGCCCGGCCACGGCCGCAAGCACGGGTACGAGGCGGCGGGCGACGGCGCGACGACCGAGGAGCCGGCCTCGCGGACCGCAGCCGAACCACCCCCCACCGCAGCGGCGGCCCCGCCGGACGCACCCACCACCCCCACGGCCCCCGCCGCGCCCGGCCGTGCCGACCCGGCGGGCCCCGGTCCGGCCGCCGCCCCCGCCTCGCCCCCGGCCGGGAGCGATGAAGCGTCCTCCTCGGCGCCCCGCCACGCGTTCGTCCCCAAGAGCCGCGGTTCGAAGGTCCCCACCATCCCGAGGATCGCCACCCCGCGCCGCCCCCGGCGCGGCCAGCCCGGAGGGGGCGGGCGCGCCCGGCAGCCCTCCGTCCCCGAGGACGAGGGAGCGTGAGTACGCCCGCCGCTCCCGCCCTCGTACGGCCCGCGTGCCGCCCGGCCCCGCTCGCGTGCGCCGCCTCCCGGTGACGTGCCGCCCGGCCCCGCTCGCGTACCACCGCGCCCCGGCCCCGTACGGCCCGCGTCCCGCCGCCCGCCCACGGCCCCTGTACCACCCGTCCGCGTCCCGCCCCGCCCCCGTACCGCCGCGTCCCGCGTCCCGCCGCCCGCCCGCGCCCCCGCGGCCCCGTCTCCAGGCCCCCCGTGCCGCCCCCGGGGTGGCCGGTGCTGCGCGTGGGCATTTGTTTTGACCCAGGTCCGTACGGTAGGTACGCTCAGACCTTGTGCCTGGGGTGTGCCTGGGCTCGTGTGCGTGTCCTCAACCGCACGGCGAGTCCGCCGACGGCCACCGCGATCTGCGCCCATGTCCGCCTTCCGGCGGGAGTCCGCACGATCCGACACACCCGACCGCGTGGGTCGGCAAAGTTCCAGGTTAGCTTTACTACACGGCACACAGAAACCGGAGAAGTAGTGCCTACGATCCAGCAGCTGGTCCGGAAGGGCCGGCAGGACAAGGTCGAGAAGAACAAGACGCCCGCCCTCGAGGGTTCCCCTCAGCGTCGCGGCGTCTGCACGCGTGTGTTCACGACCACCCCGAAGAAGCCGAACTCGGCCCTCCGCAAGGTCGCGCGTGTGCGTCTGACCTCCGGGATCGAGGTCACGGCTTACATTCCGGGTGAGGGACACAACCTGCAGGAGCACTCCATCGTGCTCGTGCGTGGTGGCCGTGTGAAGGACCTGCCGGGTGTTCGCTACAAGATCATCCGCGGCTCGCTCGACACCCAGGGTGTCAAGAACCGCAAGCAGGCCCGCAGCCGCTACGGCGCCAAGAAGGAGAAGTAAGAATGCCTCGTAAGGGCCCCGCCCCGAAGCGCCCGGTCATCATCGACCCGGTTTACGGTTCTCCTCTGGTGACCTCGCTCATCAACAAGATTCTGCTCAACGGCAAGCGTTCCACCGCCGAGCGCATCGTCTACGGCGCGATGGAGGGCCTTCGCGAGAAGACCGGCCAGGACCCGGTCATCACGCTGAAGCGCGCCCTCGAGAACGTCAAGCCGGCCCTCGAGGTGAAGTCCCGCCGTGTCGGTGGCGCCACCTACCAGGTGCCGATCGAGGTCAAGCCCGGTCGCGCCTCCACTCTCGCGCTGCGCTGGCTCGTGGGCTACTCGCGCGCCCGCCGCGAGAAGACCATGACCGAGCGCCTGATGAACGAGCTGCTGGACGCCTCGAACGGCCTCGGCGCCTCGGTCAAGAAGCGCGAGGACACGCACAAGATGGCCGAGTCCAACAAGGCCTTCGCGCACTACCGCTGGTAGTCGCAACCCACATCGAGACCGAGAGAAGACTGAAGCCTTATGGCTACCACTTCGCTTGACCTGGCCAAGGTCCGCAACATCGGGATCATGGCCCACATCGACGCGGGCAAGACGACCACCACCGAGCGCATCCTCTTCTACACCGGTGTCTCTTACAAGATCGGTGAGGTCCACGACGGCGCTGCCACGATGGACTGGATGGAGCAGGAGCAGGAGCGCGGCATCACGATCACGTCCGCCGCGACGACCTGCCACTGGTCGCTCGAGGACGTCGATCACACCATCAACATCATCGACACCCCGGGTCACGTCGACTTCACCGTCGAGGTGGAGCGTTCGCTCCGCGTCCTCGACGGCGCCGTGACCGTGTTCGACGGTGTGGCCGGTGTGGAGCCGCAGTCCGAGACCGTGTGGCGTCAGGCGGACCGCTACGGCGTTCCGCGTATCTGCTTCGTCAACAAGCTGGACCGTACCGGCGCCGACTTCTTCCGCTGTGTCGGGATGATCTCGGACCGCCTGGGCGCCCAGCCGATCGTCATGCAGCTCCCGATCGGTGCCGAGGCCGACTTCAAGGGCGTCGTCGACCTGGTCCGCATGA is a window encoding:
- a CDS encoding helix-turn-helix domain-containing protein, with the translated sequence MTASDLEQFAAWIEELIRRRGFDIDSPRGGGKSRLADEAGVHRAAITRLLQRQSMPDLETTRRLAHVLGVPVRDMLIRSGRLTEDDLPLPQADEAPPQGAGEGRRLTLEEAAAGLGVPADQREMFMKVAGQFLPPAPARRAPLAKE
- the rpsL gene encoding 30S ribosomal protein S12: MPTIQQLVRKGRQDKVEKNKTPALEGSPQRRGVCTRVFTTTPKKPNSALRKVARVRLTSGIEVTAYIPGEGHNLQEHSIVLVRGGRVKDLPGVRYKIIRGSLDTQGVKNRKQARSRYGAKKEK
- the rpsG gene encoding 30S ribosomal protein S7: MPRKGPAPKRPVIIDPVYGSPLVTSLINKILLNGKRSTAERIVYGAMEGLREKTGQDPVITLKRALENVKPALEVKSRRVGGATYQVPIEVKPGRASTLALRWLVGYSRARREKTMTERLMNELLDASNGLGASVKKREDTHKMAESNKAFAHYRW